The window TCCCTTGTCATTTTCTAAAAGCACTATAAAAAACTGAAGAGTATTTTttcgtttcaaaaatatttttaaaggctttgaattatttttttaatgattttggatcgttttaatgtgttaatgttaaaataattttttttaaataaaaaatatataattttaatatattttaaaaatatattttaaaaacaattactactATAATATCAATCAATCATTATCTTAATAATTATGTGGTGGTTGTTGTTTTAATGAGAAACACCTGATGGTTTCCTTCACctgaaaagaaacaaatttactCATAATATTTGAAGGGAAAGCGTCAAATTCTCGTTAAAGCAGCGACGTTACACTgcataaaatagaaaaataaaagtattaaatGAAGGGGAAGTTAAGTAACGTCCGAGGAACTCTATGGACAAGAATTAATCTGTGTCTAGGAATTCAGCTAAGAATCAGGGGATAGGTTGTGTTTCGAACAATTTGATGTGGGAAGAGGGGATTTGAACTCGAGATAGCCTTTTAACGGCCACTAAGCTATGCTCGAGCTCAGCAGACCCTGTGATTGATTGATGTGGGCATTACTTTTTtactttaaagttttttttttaaaagaaaatcctGTATCGAAAACCAAGAGGCAAATGCACTGATACGTGCCACGAATCGCCATTTCCACGCAAAATCTCTGTCGCCTTTTCGATTGCCAGTTGCTACGAAACTATCCAATCTGAGAAAGTTTGAACGGTCGTTTTCAGGCGAAGGGAGGTCGAAAAGTAAAGCAGCATCGCATAAATTTATCATAGAAAACACTCGGTGGTTTTTGTTTTCACTTTTCACGTCAGTTAGATAAAAGGATAATTATAGTATTTTGATATAACGTCCCGGTTTAACATCGCGGTAATtttgatcttaaaaattaaaataataagttttttacataattttcaataatattaatatggtgatttaaaaaaaaaaaccaacatatgGGAGAAGAATAAAAGAGGGCTCGGTGTGAGACAGTATCAATAACCATCTATATATAGTTACCTGAACTCCTGCTTCCTTCTCGGTGGAATCACAGCACTCAATCTTCTTCCAAAACTTCTTTCAGCTTTTTGTAGGAGCGTGTCCCTTTCCCAAAATTACtccttgtttttgttctttctttctggCCATTTGAGTGAAATCTGGACCGGGAAATACATCAATCATTACTTTCGGATTTATCTACTGCACTGTATTTGCGAGGATAGAGTgtgagagaagaaaaacagtGAAGATATAAAATGTTTGAGGtgaaaattgtgattttctccttttctttttgttttttttatacaactaCTCCGATTTAAGCTAGGTTTTTCTTAGAACTTGGCTTGTTGGTAATCTAAGCGGATCTAACTGGCTCAGTCAAATCCGCATTAaactttatcaaatcaaatttatttttcttaaaaatatgctgttttgttttgaaaatattaaaccaATATCGTTTAGTCAACTAACATAGAGCCGAGTAATATCTTAAACCGGTTCGATAACTATGGTTTGTTCGGATGAGAGATAATATGGGGGAGATTCGGAGAAAATAATGCTTATTTGCTTAAAAGGGTGAGAAAGAATTATTGCCTCTGGAAAGTGGACACTAGAAGCACGCctcattttaaatgctttgaaaaacTAAGGATAATAATGTCTTTTTCCTTGTAAAATTCCCTCCCCTTTCCTACGCTTTCAGGAGGATGGTTTTGGTGGGCCCATTTGGGGAGATTTTGTCTCCGCTCTCTGGTTCCCGTTTTCCATAGCGCTACAAAGGAAGGAAATGAACTTCCTCTTTCCATTCTCTCTCCAGCCCCTTTCTTTTCCTCCACGTCCCCTCCTCCCACATAAGGCGTTATACTTTGTAGAATAACgcggaatgtttttttttttttttttttaaagttgtaatgtgttttttaataaaaaaatatttaaaataattatattttatattattttaatatgttaatattaaaaataaaatttaaaaaatattttaatatattttcaagtaaaaaatattttaaaaactaaaaattatcaCAACACTGAATAAGGTGAGGTATTGTGATAAATTATGCGGTTGCAAATTGAaaaggtaaattaaaaaaataaactataactttataaaaactaaaattttaagagaatttttcaataaaatctttgtaaaactgtgatatatatatatatatatatatatataaaactaaatacTTTCAAGAATATAATTAAGACAAATAactcaattaataaattaattatactttttGATAGTCTCTCTCACAATTTATAATTAAGCATATCTTCAAAGATTCTAGattaagataattatttaacatttttaattattaaatagttataaatttaaaatttaaatttttttttatagttaaaaataattaataatataagacAGTATGAATTAATACAACTGCAACCTTAAAAAACTTTGTGTCAGAGTAAGATACAAATCATATCTCCAGTCTTCATCCTAACAGCTTAAATTTCAACACAAACAGTTGCTGCCTCGGGACTTGAAGGGTCAGCTTCGATTTTCACCAGTCTATCTTTCTGCTCCAAACTTGGAGGTGGCTCTTGGAGACGATCTTCATCCACCATGCTAGAACTTTCTTGTCCATCGATCTCTACTTTTATGGGCCTTTCACCAGTATGATGCACAGGAACATGTCTGTAACTTCTCCCTCGTTTACTACTGCTACGTAACTCTAAATTGGGCATAAGTTTTTGGAGTTGCAGTAAGGTATTGGCAACTTCTTTTTCGTCATCGTTGAATAAACTAGGCCATATGACATTGTTGTTGTGCTTCATTGTTGCCAATCAACCCTTTGCCGAATGATTTTGGCACAGAGAAAATAAGCAAAGTGACTAGAAGCAACTAGTTTTTAGGGCTCAAACAATTTATTGCCTGATTGGcacagttttcttttcttttctttttatgaacagTCGATACCGAATTAATACCCGCATTAGAAAGTTATCAGAGGTATGGTCTGATTTGCATGATTGAAATTAGAATTTGGAATGGATTGGGTGGCTGTGTTTCACTTCCATTCCATTCCAAATTCTAATTCCAGCAATACAAATCAGACCACAATACTAAAATTacattgtagtttttttaataagataatcAGAATCGGATTGGATGTCTAATTTCAACGAACTATTCTCTTCGTTTAAAAATCGGATTTGTGATATTCATTGCATTATAATTTgaagattttaaatatatccataaaaactaaatctaaaATAACCCATAATCCAGGTTAAAATCGAGTTAAGGGTTAAATATATTAATCGAGTTAAGGGTTAGGGTTAAATATATTAACTCGGActaatttgacaagttaaaataacgttgttttattttatagttaaaaaacaaaacattattttatataaaaagagacaataaaatgattttgataAGGTTTCAGCCAGTCAAATTTTTTAACACAGAACCAAGGTCATGGAGATCCAAAGTCAACCCGGCATGCTAGGTTTAATAAATGTGATCACGACCGTGAGAGTAATGACAATATATGTAATACTGGTGTTATTTAAAGCCACGGTTCTCTATGCAAAATCCCCAtatagaaagaaggaaaaaatatccTCCAACTTGAACTGAAAATGACCCCATGGTACCTTCTCTTAAAATCCTGGATTGCTATCCaatgtttaataaaatcatgGGGACATAAATAATCACTGAAAATCCAGCTCTGGCAACCACAAACTAGTCAAAACAATAAACGGTCCCTGAGAGAGTTAAAATGAGAAAATGTTGGTTGGTCTAAgatgttttctgtttctttgCGTTTTTCCTAGTAATTAAGAAGTCCTCATCAGAATCATCTTCGGAGCTTTCATCTCCAGCCTTGCGCTTCTTAGGCTGTTTTGATGCAACTTTGGAGTCTGTCGCCTTCGTTTTTGTTGAAGATACAACTTTGGAGTCTGTTGTCTTTGTTTTCGTTGAAGATACTGTAGAAGATGGTGTCTTTTTTGTAACAGTTGTGGACTGAGTCTTCTTTGTGACAGTAATTGTTTTCACTGGCGAAGTGAACTTGttctttttctgtttcttctcaTGAACTTTCTTGGCCATCTCCAAAGGTAGCAAACCAGATTCCATCAACCTGCATATACATTCAGATGCAGCTTTGTTTAAAAAATGCATGACGATACTCAAAAAGACTAGTACAATCATGATCACAAGGCTGACAATTCAACAATTTATCACAAAGCAGACAACAGTTCCGAAGAAATGAATATGATCATTGCACTCCCAAAGTCCCAATAGCCACACAGATTAGTTTGCTGAAATTAACTAAATTCAAAAAGATCAAGTCATGCTATATGACATGATATGTATACTTGTTCTTGTTTGGCCTAAATTCTAAACAAGAAGTGCAATCTTTAGAGACAGTCAACTTCCAAATCCTACAAGGGTCAGTCGATATGCACGACACACAGACTCGTAGGATCACTCAAAAACTAATATTATCCCTTTCCACTTGATTGAAAGTTGAAACTAATGCATGTTTTCAAGATGGAATCATTGCTGCAATAGATTACAGAAGGAAAAGGGTCATGATTAACCAGAGAATTCAATTGATCATCCTCTAAACTACACAAACAATCGCACCCAAACTTTCAGTGGTGTGACAAAAGATGAAGCAGAGATAAAACCAAGGTGGACTACAACCTGGTGAACCAAGAGCAAATTCAAATTCTTTTCAGAAAACTGATATTGATGTTGAGTTCTTCAGTTCTACATTCCATACATGATAAATGCATTTCTCCCATGACCATTATGAGATTACCATGAACAGCTGGGTTTCCTCTTGCTGAACCTATGActatttttgagaaaaaaggAGTTGTGATTGCTCATTGACAAATTCCATATTTTGCGTGTCAAATTTGAGggagttcaataaaaaatggCTATTCAACCATAAATGCCTATCATGAAAATTGCAGCATAACCTTTATAAAATATACATGGATCATAAAAATGCCATGTCCTAGAAATTACCAGTGAATTTATGCAAATAAACACTGATGTTATTTTAACTCAAGTATCAAAGAATTGATTGTGTTGGTGTAAAACAGCAACAGAGTCTACACCATTCATCATATGGTTACATTGAGGGCACTGTAACTAGTCCACAATTTCTTATATGGCCTACACATCATAAGAACTGAACATCAAATCAGGGACTGAATAGGGAATTAGATGCACTAATCCTTGTTGGCCACATTAGAAAGAGGGGAAAAATAGGCCAAACGTAAGGTAACTACATATGTACACACTTGCAAAGTATGTTTATGTTTCTAAGTGGGCATTTATGATTTCCATTTTGCATCAAAATAGCTGATTTTATGCACTGATGTTTTAAATACTTCTACACCATGGCAAGTCTTTTTTAGCAGATTCTCATCGACAACCTTTGCACTTTCTAATTCCTGCATAAAACGTCAATATTTGCGAACATTGCAGTACCTGCTCACCAGGAGGCATGCCTTTATGTTTACCATCAAGAATATAATCTATCCAGGGCCATCCTTATCCCATATGTTCTAAAACTCCTGATTAAATTTGGTTTTGGTGCTGGTTTTATCACTCTCTTTATTATCAAAGCTCAACAATTCCATGGCTTGTTAAGCCAGCATGATACATTCGAATAATCCTAGATTAAGAGTTTGCAAGATCATGGTGAATGTACAAAGAATGGTTAAGGAGCGCATCATAGAAGATCAAGCAAGTCCTTTAGTAACTATCAGCAAACTTATTTTCCAATTACCAAGATAATGGTATGATAACAAAGAGACTGAACCCTAAAGACAAAACGACTCACCAGAATTGTGCCATTTCACTTTCGGGAATCTGCTCATACAGTGTCTCATAAAATATCCTCAATGGGTCTCTCTGCAACCATAGAATCCAACAAGCCCCTTAAAAAtcaggaaaataaaaggaaaacaacttAAAGCAAATGAAACAAACTACATTACCTCCTCAGGAGGATCTCTCTTCTGTCCAGGAAAATCATAAACTTTTCTCTCCCTCTTCTTCACAATCTGCACAGCTGCCACATACACCTTTGTCTTCTTATTATCTTCctcttttttaactttcttcTTGTTCAGCTCCTTTATCTCAAACCAAtcgcaaaataaaacaaaaccacgcccatcaattaaaaaatccatTCTTCCATCTAATTAAAAGAAGGAAAGTAAAATAATCCCACTATTTCAAACCAGAAATTTAACTCcctcacacactctctctctctgtcaacAAGCCACAGGGactaataaaaactaaaccttTATAAAGTGCAAGACCAAAACTGCAAcctttagaaaaataacacacttgataaaagaaaaaaggccaAAACCAAAATACCTTGTCAGTTTTGGAAGCAGGGATCTTTTTGAAGATGggtttatcatcatcatcatcatcatcactattaGGTTCTTCTTTCTTGACTTTAGCTGCTGGTTTAGAGCTAGAACCCGAAGAGCCCTTGCCCTTACCTTTAATGGGttcatcaaaatcatcatcttgaGGCTCTTCTTTCTTGACTTTGGTAGCTTTGGACCCAGATTTTGT is drawn from Populus nigra chromosome 5, ddPopNigr1.1, whole genome shotgun sequence and contains these coding sequences:
- the LOC133695422 gene encoding uncharacterized protein LOC133695422 isoform X2, with translation MPPEDAKLAKKEEVVKKAPAGEEEDEKKSLSAMLQARKKNPTNAGTLTTKSGSKATKVKKEEPQDDDFDEPIKGKGKGSSGSSSKPAAKVKKEEPNSDDDDDDDKPIFKKIPASKTDKELNKKKVKKEEDNKKTKVYVAAVQIVKKRERKVYDFPGQKRDPPEERDPLRIFYETLYEQIPESEMAQFWLMESGLLPLEMAKKVHEKKQKKNKFTSPVKTITVTKKTQSTTVTKKTPSSTVSSTKTKTTDSKVVSSTKTKATDSKVASKQPKKRKAGDESSEDDSDEDFLITRKNAKKQKTS
- the LOC133695422 gene encoding uncharacterized protein LOC133695422 isoform X1, with translation MPPEDAKLAKKEEVVKKAPAGEEEDEKKSLSAMLQARKKNPTNAGTLTTKSGSKATKVKKEEPQDDDFDEPIKGKGKGSSGSSSKPAAKVKKEEPNSDDDDDDDKPIFKKIPASKTDKIKELNKKKVKKEEDNKKTKVYVAAVQIVKKRERKVYDFPGQKRDPPEERDPLRIFYETLYEQIPESEMAQFWLMESGLLPLEMAKKVHEKKQKKNKFTSPVKTITVTKKTQSTTVTKKTPSSTVSSTKTKTTDSKVVSSTKTKATDSKVASKQPKKRKAGDESSEDDSDEDFLITRKNAKKQKTS